In the genome of Sphingomonas sp. LR60, the window CGCGCGACAAGGCGTGGTATGTAGGGGTTGAAGGCGGCGCGATGATCGTTGAGGACATCGACTGGAGCGTCGTTGGTACCGCAGCGAGCCGCAGTGGCACCGCCACTGTCGACCACGATTACGGTTGGGATGTCGACGGCGTCGTCGGTTACGATTTCGGTGCGTTCCGCCTCGAAACCGAAGCCGGTTATCGTCGCGCGAGCATCGACAGCCTCCGCACCACCGCGGGCGTTCCGACCAGCGGCGCGACCCAGGCGAACCCGGGCACCTATGATGGCGTCGGCGGCCGTACCTCGGCGCTGAGCTTCATGGTCAACGGCTTGCTCGACTTCGGTGAAGACGATGGCCTGCAGGGCTTCGTCGGCGGCGGTGCGGGTGTTGCCCGCGTCCAGGCCCGCATGTCGGCGCCGAACGCCTATCGCTTCCTCGATGACTCGGACACCGTCTTCGCCTGGCAGGCGCTGGCCGGTATCCGCGCACCGCTGAGCGAGAACGTCGACGTTTCGCTGAAGTATCGCTTCTTCAACGCCGACAACGTCAACCTGTTCGACGCGCGCGGCAGCTCGTACGACGGTCGTTTCCGTTCGCACAGCCTGCTGGGTGGCGTGACGTACAACTTCGGCGCACCGGAAGAAGCGGCACCGCCGCCTCCGCCGCCGCCGCCGCCGCCTCCTCCGCCCCCGCCGCCGCCGCCTCCGCCGCCGGAAGTGGTCTGCTCGCCGGGTCCGTTCATCGTGTTCTTCGAGTGGAACAAGTCGGACGTCACCCCGGAAGCAGCGTCGATCCTCGACAACGCGGTTACCCAGTACCAGAGCTGCAACAACGCGCAGGTTATGCTGGCTGGTTACACCGACACCTCGGGTTCGGCGAAGTACAACGTGGGCCTTTCGCAGCGTCGTGCAGACGGCGTGAAGGCGTACCTCGCGTCGAAGGGTATTCCCGACGGCGTGATGACGACCGAAGCGTTCGGCGAGACCAAGCTGCGCGTCGAGACTGCCGATGGCGTCCGCGAAGTGCAGAACCGTCGCGTCGAGATCACCTACGGTCCGGGTTCGGGCCAGTAAGGTCGATCACTTCGGTGACCGAAAAGAGGGAGGTCGGCGCAAGCCGGCCTCCTTTTTGTTTGAGGGTGGTGGGTCGTGCTCATCCTTGTCGGACCCTCGGCTTTGTCTCGGAATACGGACTTAGCTCGGAGTCTTCCCGTCGTTGCCGCCGATCGTCTCGGCGAGCCAGCGGGGCACACGCGCCTCGCCCAACGCGTCGACCCGACGTAGAGTCACCATCGAATCCAGGTCCGGATAGAGCGAACGCTTGCGCGCGTCGCTTTCGTCGATCGGAGCCACGACAAGCCGGCGGCGGACCTTGTCGCGGTGGTGCATCCGTGCGGTATTCTCCTGGCCGACGTAGCAGCCCTTGGTGAAGCTGACGCCGCGTAGCTCGCGCGCGTTCGCCTCCAGCCACAGCGTTTCGCCCGATCCGAGGTCTGCGACGCCCTCGGCCACCCCGAGCGACAGACGATGAGCATCCCAGCCGGTTGCGGTCGCCGAGGGTGGGGCGATCCAGCGCGTGCCGAGCGCCGCCAGCCGCGGGTCGGAAGGTCGGTCCGACGCGTCGGGCGCCCAATGGACCGCCAGCGTATCTTCGGGCGCGATCGTGATCGCACGCCGCAGCCGATACATCGTGAGCCGGCGTGCGATCGCCTCGCGCTGGTCGCGCTCGACGTCGAGCAGGATGTCGTCGCCATCCGCCCAGACGATCATGTCGAACAGCGCCTTGCCCTGCGGGGTCAGCAATCCCGCCCAGACCGGGAGCGCTCCCGCGACATCGTTGGTCAGCAGGCCCTGAAGGAAGCCGCGCACATCCTCGCCGGACAGCCGCAGCAGTGCGCGGTCGGCCAGCATCGTCGCCGGGGTGGTATCGTCCATGGCACCAAGGTAGGGAGAGCGGCGACCCCGCGAAAGAGCCGGAAAGGGCTGACAATGGCGACTTACGATCTCCTGCTGACCGGTGGCACGGTGCACACGCCGGGCGGACCCGTCGCCGCCGACGTCGGTGTGCGTGAAGGTCGGATCGTCGCGATCGGCGCGCGCGGCGATGCGGAACGCACGATCGACTGCACCGGGCTCGACATCCTGCCGGGCGTCATCGACACGCAGGTGCATTTCCGCGAGCCGGGGCTGGTCCACAAGGAAGACCTCGCCACCGGCAGCGAGGCTGCGGTGATGGGCGGCGTGGTCGCGGTGTTCGAGATGCCGAACACCAAGCCCAATACTGATTCGGCCGAGGCGATCGAGGACAAGCTGACCCGCGCGAAGCGGCGGATGTGGTGCGACCATGCCTTCTACGTCGGCGCGACCAACCACAATGCGCGCGATCTGGTCGAGCTGGAGCGACTGCCGGGCACCGCGGGGGTCAAGATCTTCATGGGCGCATCGACCGGCGATTTGCTGGTCAGCGAGGACGCGCGGCTCGCCGAGGTGCTGGCGAGCGGGCATCGTCGCGTCGCGATCCACGCCGAGGACGAGGACCGGATGAACGCGCGCGCCGGCGAGCGGGTCGAGGGTGATCCTTCATCGCATCCGGTGTGGCGCGACGACGAGAGCGCGCTGCTCGCGACGACGCGCATCCTGCGGCTGGCGCGCGCGGCGCGGCGGCGGATCCACGTGCTGCACGTGACGACGCCGGCCGAACTGGAATTGCTCGGGCAGAACAAGGATATCGCGACCTGCGAGGTCACGCCGCAGCATCTGACGCTGGCGGGTGAAGACGCCTATCCGCGCATCGGCACGCTGGCGCAGATGAACCCGCCGATCCGTTCCGGCGCACATCGTGACGGGCTGTGGTACTGGCTCAACCAGGGCGTTCCCGACGTGATCGGATCGGATCACGCGCCGCACACGCTGGAAGAGAAGAACAAGCCCTATCCGGCGAGCCCGAGCGGGATGCCGGGGGTGCAGACGCTGCTCCCGCTGCTGCTCGACCATGCCGCGAACGGGCGGCTGACGCTGCAGCGCGTGATCGAGTTGACCAGCGCGGGCGCGCAGCGGATCTTCGGGCTGACCGGCAAGGGGCGGATCGCGGCGGGGTACGACGCCGACTTCACGATCGTCGACCTCAAGAAGCGTTGGACGATCGAGGAGCGCTGGCTGCGCTCGCGCGCGGGCTGGTCGCCGTTTACGGGGATGGAGCTGACCGGCAAGCCGATCGGGACGATCGTGCGCGGGCAGGTGGCGATGTGGGAGGATCAGCTCGGCGACGTGCCGCAGGGCGCGCCGATGCGGTTCGAGACGACGGGATTTCCGGGCGGGCGCTGACGCCCGCCGCTCAGGTGCGCGTCAGAAGGGCAGCCACTTCGACGTCTCGGTGAACTTCATGTATCCGACGTTGACTCCGGCGCGCCAACCCACGCCGAGCCGCACCGGGATCAGCACGACATTGCCCTTGCGGAGGTAGGTCGCGGCGAACCCGCCGACGAAATACAGTCGCCCTTCCGCGCCGGGGAAGCGCGTGAACAATTCGTGCGAATCGTACAGGTTGTAGACGAGCACGAACACCTTGTTCGCGTCGCCGCCGACGTCGAAGCCGACCGACGGCCCGGTCCAATAGACCGGCCGCTGTCCCTCGACCTTATGCGTCATGATCCCCGAGCCATAGCGAACGCCGAGGATGAACGCCCCCGACGCCTCGCGTCCGGCGATATAGGCGTTGGGTTCACCCTGATCCTTGAGGATCTTCTCGATGATCTGCCCGAACCCCTCGGCCCCCTTGCCGAACACGCCCTCACCCGCGCCGATCAGATCGTCACGCTTGTAGGTCGAGGCGGCAGTGGTGGCGGCGTCCGCACGGACCTCTGCCCCGGTCGTAGGTGCCGAGGTTTGCGGCAGCGGCGCCGGGTCGGTTTCCTGTACCGGCGCGGCGGGAAGCGGGCGCGCCGGGGCGGGGGCGGTCGGGGTCCGCACGTTGCGCGGGGGTGCGGTGGAAACATCGCCATCGATCGCGGCATTCGGGTCGATCGTGCGCACCTGTGCCGCGGCGCCGAGCGGCGCGCCGATGAGGGAGGCGATCAGCATCGCTACCCCGATGCTGCGTTGTGCGATCCGCTTCATGCCTGCCCCCTCGATCATCGCGCGGTTATAGGCGTTTAGGTGCTGTCCCCGCAATGAACGGCACGACGACCGGAGTCGCAGGCGCGATGTGCGGAAATCGTCCACACCCAGTTGATCGCCGCGATCCCTCTCGCTATAGCCGCGCCTCACGCCGACCCGGAGACGTGGGTGAGTGGCTGAAACCAACGCTTTGCTAAAGCGTCGTACGGGAAACCGTACCGAGGGTTCGAATCCCTCCGTCTCCGCCAATCTTCTGCTACAGTTAAGGTTTCGCCGCCGGCGGGTGCGCGCATGAGTGTGCCGCGCGAGGTGACGGGGCTTGGTCGCGCGCATCCGATGGCCCGAAGCATATCGGCCATCACCGCGTATTCGCGGGTTGCTCGCGATCTGATCGTTCGGCCGGACCGCGCAGTTCAACTCATGAATGGCAGAGGCGATGACATTCGCCTTGGTCATGGGCAGGCATTCGCGCAGAAGAGGGGCCGCATGAGCTTATATCTTCGCCTGCGCCGCTTCGTGGATCGTGACCTGAGCCGCCGGTCTGTTTATGGCCGGTCGACGACATTCTCTCCCCTTGGCGTCATTGTTCCACTCGCTCCATGCGCATTCCTGGACAAACCATATGGCTTCGCAGAGCTGGTCATTGCGGCTGTTTCGGCAGCCGTGGCCGTCATATGGATCGCGTTCTTGCTATGGAGAGCTTCGCGTCTACTTCGCGCGGTGGGGGCGCGGGGAGATCGCGACTTCGATCGTCACTCCAAGTACATACTCGGTCCTGAGTATCGGTCGACGGAAAGCTACACCGCAGCGCGCTTGAGAAAGCGCAGGAATGGCAACTAACCACATCGGCCTGCCTCCCGAAGCGTTCCTCTCAAACCCAGGTTCGCCGGATCGTCGAAGCCGGGCCGAGAGCATTTCGCTGCGCGACGCAAAGCGGATCGTCCTGGCGGCGCAAGGCTTTGGTCGAACCCGGCCGGAGCGAGTTTCCGCCCGCCACCTGCGCAGCACCGTCGACAGGCTCAATCTCTTCCAGATCGACAGCGTCAACGTGCTCGCGCGTGCGCACTACCTGCCTGCGTTCTCCCGCCTTGGCGGCTATGACCGTACCTTGCTGGAGGGGGATGCATGGGGCGCTGGGCGGCAACGGCGGCTGTTCGAATATTGGGCGCATGAGGCGTCGTTGCTGCCGCTCGACCTTCACCCGTTGTTGCGCTGGCGAATGGCGCGCGCCGAACGTGGCGAAGTGGGGTATCAGGCGCTGCGCCGGTTCTCCGTCGAGCGCCGGGCCGAGGCGGACGCAGTGCTCGAGCGCATCACCGCCGAAGGGCCGCTGGCGGCTGCCGATCTCGAGAATGGATCGAGCAGGAGCGGCTGGTGGGAGTGGAGCCACGTCAAGCATGCGCTCGAATGGCTGTTCTGGTCCGGGCGGATCACGACGGCGACCCGGCGAGGCAGCTTCGCCCGCGTCTATGACCTGACCGATCGCGTCATCCCGCCAGCGGTACGCGCATTGCCCACGCCCTCGGCCGAGGCGGCGCAGCGCGCGTTGATCGAGCGCAGCGCGCGTGCACTGGGCATCGCGACCGCCAGCGATCTGCGCGACTACTTCCGGTTGACGCCTGCCGAAGCGGATCACGCCATCGCCGATCTGGCGGAGGATGGCGTGCTGGTGCCGGTGCGGGTCGACGGCTGGAGCCAGAAGGCATGGATGCACCGCGACGCAGCCTTGCCCCGCCGGGTACGCGGCGCGGCGTTGCTGGCGCCGTTCGATCCATTGATCTGGGAGCGAGCCCGCACAGAACGCATGTTCGGCTTCCGCTACCGCATCGAAATCTATGTCCCGCAGGAGCGGCGCACCCACGGCTATTACGTGCTGCCCTTCCTGCTGGACGAAGCACTGGTCGCACGGGTCGACCTGAAAGCCGATCGGCAGGCGGGACTGCTGCTCGCACACCACATCACGCTGGAGCCGGCAGCGCCCGCCGATACGTTGGATCGGCTACGGATCGAGCTGGATAGGATGGCGGCCTGGCTTGGCCTGGGGGCGGTTCGGATCGGCGTCGTGGTGAGTGAAGCGTAAGGTTACCTCGCTCCACCCCGCTCGGCCGCGGGAACGATGCCGTCATCGAGCAACTTGCGGAGCGCAGCTATATGGCCAGTGTCTCGCGCGCCGCCGGAATCGGAAGTCATGACGACCGTCAGCTTCAGGTCCGGCACGATGAACAGCATCTGCCCGCCATAGCCCCAGGCGAAGCGCAGCGGATGCCCGCGGCTGGTTCCGACGAACCAGCCATAGCCATATTGCCCGCCGCTCCACGGCGATACCGTCCGCGAGGTCCAGCTCTCCTCGATCCAGCGCGCGGGCACGATCCGCCGCCCGTCGATCACGCCGCCCCGGCGATAGAGTTCGCCGAACCGCGCCAGGCTGCGCGGCGACATGAGCATGTCGTTGCCGCCGAAGTAGATACCTTGCGGATCACGCGACCATGGCCGGATCGCGATGCCGAGCGGGCTCGCCAGCCAGTCGCGCATCAGTTCATGGGTGTCGCGTCCGGATGCGCGGGTCAGCATCGCCGACAGCAGATGCGTGTTGCCGGTCGAATAGTGCATCGCGCCGCCCGGTTCGTCGACGAACGGGCAGGCAAGGGCGAAGCGGACCCAGTTGCGGCTGGAGACCCAGCGCCCGTAATTCTCGCCCGACGTCCGTTCCAGTCCCGCGCGCATGGTCAGCAGGTCGGAAACGGTCAGGCGGGCGAGGCGCGGATCGGCGTTCGGAGGAGCGTCGCTGTCGAGTACCGACAGGACACGCTGGTCGACTCCGGTCAGCACGCCCTTGGCGATCGCGATGCCGACCAGCGCGGATAGCACCGACTTGGATGCGGACTTGATGTTGACGGGGCTGTCGAGCGGCGGGCCGCCGTTGAAGCGCTGCTCCGCCAGCACCTCTCCATCGCGCAGGATCAGCAGCGAGCGGATCCGCGGAAGGCGCCGGGCTTGCGCCATTGTGTCGGCGAGGACGGCGCCGTTCAGGCCACGCGTCTCAACGGGGCGGGACGGGGCCGATTGCGGCGGCGCGGGGGCCGCATCGCAACTGCTGGTCAGCAGCAACGCCAGAGCGATGGCCGCCCGCCTCACGGCGTCATCGCGGAGCGGAGGGCGCGCAGGAAGGTGGCGGGCGCCTCGACCTGTGGCGAATGGCCGAGATCGTCGAGACGTATCAGGCGGACGCCGGGGATGCGCTTCACCGCGTCCTCGGCCGCTTGCGGGACCGTCCGGACCTGCGCACGCCGGTCTTCCGGCGCGCTGCTCGCGCGAAAGGCGGTGAGGTCCCGCTGGCCGATGATGAGCGTTGTGGGCATGGTCAGCCGCGGTAGTTCGGCGGCGACCGGTTGGGTCTGGATCATGTCCGACAGGCGCGCCTGTGCGTCTCGCACCGCATCCCCGTCGGCGCTGGCATATTGCCCGGCCAGCATCGCGACCCATCGGTCATAAGCGGGGCGCCACTCGCCATGGTAATAGTTGCGGAGCTGATAGGCCTTGATCGAGGCGGCGTCGGTCTTCGCTTCCTCCGCGCGCAGCTTGCCGAGGTCGGTGTAGGGCACGCCCTCGCTCAGCGTGTCGTTCAGGCCAAGCGGATTGACCAGCACCAGTCGCGCGACGCGCTCCGGATAGAGCAGCGCAAAGCGGGTAGCGAGGATACCGCCTGTCGAATGGCCGACCAGCACGACCTTGCCGGTGCCTGCCCGATCCAGAAGCGCGGCGGTCAGCGCGGCCATGGCATGGAAGCTATATTGATAGCCGCGCGGCTTGGACGACTTGCAGAAGCCGATCTGGTCGGGTGCGATGACGCGGTATCCGGCCGCCGCCAGCCCGCGCGCGGTGTCGCCCCAGGTCGCGGCGCAGAAGTTCTTGCCGTGCAGAAGAACGACGGTCGTGCCGTTCGGCGTAGCGGTCGCTGGCCAGTCGAGATAGGCCATCCGGACCGGATGGCCTTGCGACATGGTCT includes:
- a CDS encoding OmpA family protein → MRKLAMIMALASTALATPALARDKAWYVGVEGGAMIVEDIDWSVVGTAASRSGTATVDHDYGWDVDGVVGYDFGAFRLETEAGYRRASIDSLRTTAGVPTSGATQANPGTYDGVGGRTSALSFMVNGLLDFGEDDGLQGFVGGGAGVARVQARMSAPNAYRFLDDSDTVFAWQALAGIRAPLSENVDVSLKYRFFNADNVNLFDARGSSYDGRFRSHSLLGGVTYNFGAPEEAAPPPPPPPPPPPPPPPPPPPPPEVVCSPGPFIVFFEWNKSDVTPEAASILDNAVTQYQSCNNAQVMLAGYTDTSGSAKYNVGLSQRRADGVKAYLASKGIPDGVMTTEAFGETKLRVETADGVREVQNRRVEITYGPGSGQ
- the ygfZ gene encoding CAF17-like 4Fe-4S cluster assembly/insertion protein YgfZ, which produces MDDTTPATMLADRALLRLSGEDVRGFLQGLLTNDVAGALPVWAGLLTPQGKALFDMIVWADGDDILLDVERDQREAIARRLTMYRLRRAITIAPEDTLAVHWAPDASDRPSDPRLAALGTRWIAPPSATATGWDAHRLSLGVAEGVADLGSGETLWLEANARELRGVSFTKGCYVGQENTARMHHRDKVRRRLVVAPIDESDARKRSLYPDLDSMVTLRRVDALGEARVPRWLAETIGGNDGKTPS
- a CDS encoding dihydroorotase; its protein translation is MATYDLLLTGGTVHTPGGPVAADVGVREGRIVAIGARGDAERTIDCTGLDILPGVIDTQVHFREPGLVHKEDLATGSEAAVMGGVVAVFEMPNTKPNTDSAEAIEDKLTRAKRRMWCDHAFYVGATNHNARDLVELERLPGTAGVKIFMGASTGDLLVSEDARLAEVLASGHRRVAIHAEDEDRMNARAGERVEGDPSSHPVWRDDESALLATTRILRLARAARRRIHVLHVTTPAELELLGQNKDIATCEVTPQHLTLAGEDAYPRIGTLAQMNPPIRSGAHRDGLWYWLNQGVPDVIGSDHAPHTLEEKNKPYPASPSGMPGVQTLLPLLLDHAANGRLTLQRVIELTSAGAQRIFGLTGKGRIAAGYDADFTIVDLKKRWTIEERWLRSRAGWSPFTGMELTGKPIGTIVRGQVAMWEDQLGDVPQGAPMRFETTGFPGGR
- a CDS encoding DUF1134 domain-containing protein, with the translated sequence MKRIAQRSIGVAMLIASLIGAPLGAAAQVRTIDPNAAIDGDVSTAPPRNVRTPTAPAPARPLPAAPVQETDPAPLPQTSAPTTGAEVRADAATTAASTYKRDDLIGAGEGVFGKGAEGFGQIIEKILKDQGEPNAYIAGREASGAFILGVRYGSGIMTHKVEGQRPVYWTGPSVGFDVGGDANKVFVLVYNLYDSHELFTRFPGAEGRLYFVGGFAATYLRKGNVVLIPVRLGVGWRAGVNVGYMKFTETSKWLPF
- a CDS encoding winged helix-turn-helix domain-containing protein gives rise to the protein MATNHIGLPPEAFLSNPGSPDRRSRAESISLRDAKRIVLAAQGFGRTRPERVSARHLRSTVDRLNLFQIDSVNVLARAHYLPAFSRLGGYDRTLLEGDAWGAGRQRRLFEYWAHEASLLPLDLHPLLRWRMARAERGEVGYQALRRFSVERRAEADAVLERITAEGPLAAADLENGSSRSGWWEWSHVKHALEWLFWSGRITTATRRGSFARVYDLTDRVIPPAVRALPTPSAEAAQRALIERSARALGIATASDLRDYFRLTPAEADHAIADLAEDGVLVPVRVDGWSQKAWMHRDAALPRRVRGAALLAPFDPLIWERARTERMFGFRYRIEIYVPQERRTHGYYVLPFLLDEALVARVDLKADRQAGLLLAHHITLEPAAPADTLDRLRIELDRMAAWLGLGAVRIGVVVSEA
- a CDS encoding serine hydrolase domain-containing protein, whose protein sequence is MRRAAIALALLLTSSCDAAPAPPQSAPSRPVETRGLNGAVLADTMAQARRLPRIRSLLILRDGEVLAEQRFNGGPPLDSPVNIKSASKSVLSALVGIAIAKGVLTGVDQRVLSVLDSDAPPNADPRLARLTVSDLLTMRAGLERTSGENYGRWVSSRNWVRFALACPFVDEPGGAMHYSTGNTHLLSAMLTRASGRDTHELMRDWLASPLGIAIRPWSRDPQGIYFGGNDMLMSPRSLARFGELYRRGGVIDGRRIVPARWIEESWTSRTVSPWSGGQYGYGWFVGTSRGHPLRFAWGYGGQMLFIVPDLKLTVVMTSDSGGARDTGHIAALRKLLDDGIVPAAERGGAR
- a CDS encoding alpha/beta fold hydrolase: MLHHFLAAIACSALLSSTAVAQTVPLGADLEKFDYPAPVHRFETMSQGHPVRMAYLDWPATATPNGTTVVLLHGKNFCAATWGDTARGLAAAGYRVIAPDQIGFCKSSKPRGYQYSFHAMAALTAALLDRAGTGKVVLVGHSTGGILATRFALLYPERVARLVLVNPLGLNDTLSEGVPYTDLGKLRAEEAKTDAASIKAYQLRNYYHGEWRPAYDRWVAMLAGQYASADGDAVRDAQARLSDMIQTQPVAAELPRLTMPTTLIIGQRDLTAFRASSAPEDRRAQVRTVPQAAEDAVKRIPGVRLIRLDDLGHSPQVEAPATFLRALRSAMTP